The DNA region ATCCTATCCTGGGGTGTGAGTTCTATGGTGGTACCTATGCCAGTGCTGCACCGCGTTTGTTGTTACATGCCACGGATCTGGGGTTTCGGCACCCATCAACTGGTGCGTCGGTCTTTATTGAGCGGATGCCGGATTTTTAGGGGATTTTATTGGGTAAGTGTCAATTCGACACTTACAGATTTGATTAATTAAGGTTAACCCTTGTTAAGTTTCCCCGGTTTTTCCTGTTACCTGTGGACAACGTTGTCAAATGTGAAAACAATGGGCGGGCCGGGTATTGCTTTGTTAAGTGGATATCCGGGTATTCCTGTATTTTTTCACAATAAGAGAGCAATTATGAGCAACGATCTGACACATCAGCGGCTTGGGTATTGGGGCGGGTTGGCATTGATGGTGAGTGTATTGATGGGCTGCGGCTCTTCTTCCGAACCGGGCGCGCCCAGTGCATCCTCATCCGCCTCTTCAGCTAATGAAGCGACGGCTATCTTTTTCGACGATTTTAATTACGCTGACTATGCCGCTTTTGAAGCGAATGGGTGGCGGACACGTACTGAAACCGGGCATCCGGGCATACCGGGAGCGACCTGGTCAGGACAGGGGCTGAGTTTCCACCATGATATTGCGGATACCCACCAGGGCGCAGTGCGCATGAGTTCTGTCACCGATGGCACAGGCGCGAATACTCGCCATACCCAGTTCTGCCATGCGCGCAAATACCGTGAGGGAACCTATGCCGCGCGCGTCTTCTTCCGCGATGAACCGACTTACGGCCCGGATGGCGATGAGGTTATCCAAACCTTCTACGCGATCAGTCCGCTGAAAGCCCCCATGGATAAGGATTACAGTGAAACCGACTTCGAATACCTGCCTAACGGTGGATGGGGTCACCCGGAAAAGCCGGCCATGTGGGTAACCTCCTGGGATACTTTCCAGTTGGAGCCCTGGACCAAGGTTAATGAGTTCACCCGTAAAGAGGGCAGCTATGCCGGTTGGCGCACGCTGGTATTAACGGTGATGGATAACCAGGTTCGCTATTACGTGGATGGAGCGCTGTTTGCGACACATTCCAGCCAGGTTTACCCGGAAGATTTTATGTCGATTAATTTCAACCTCTGGTTTGTTCCCAAGGGCGCCGATGGTTCAGAGGGTGCGCTGGATTCAACCGGGTTGCGTGAATACCAGGAAGATGTGGATTGGGTATTTCACCAAGCCGGTGTGGCCCTGAGTACACAGGACGTGGAGTCCCTGGTCGTAGAGTTCCGCCGCCAGGGTGTTGCGTATACCGATGCGGTACCAGAGCAAAATCCGCCCCTGCCGTCGCCTTGTGGTCTTTAGTTCCGGTCTGTATGGCTTGTGTACCACCAAGGGGTTGCCCTTGGTGGTTCGACGGGTTGATTCCTAGCGTGCGCCCAGCCAGGCACCGGTACTGGTTGCCAGTAAACCGGCTATCAACCAGGCATTCAGTGTTTCGCCGAGGATCAATGAAGCTCCAATTCCCGCTATTGCAGGCACCAGGGCCATACAGGCGCCGGTCCTGGCCGGCCCGAGCCGGGTGATGGCGGCCATGTAAAACAGCATGGCGATAATCACTACAATGATGCCCTGGTAAATACCTTGTACAAGAATATCGTTTGTCGATGCCAACCCAATGGCCTTGGGCAGCAGTAACAGGTAAATCGGTAAAAAAATCATGGCGGATAAGAGCGCACCGCCAATTGCCATTTCCCAGGGGCCCAGGCCGGAGCGTTTAGCCAAAATCGTATAGGCAGCCCAAATCAGCGATGAGGTAATCATTAACAAATCACCCGGCAGGGTATTTTCACTGCGGGAAAAAATATCGATACCCAGGCAGATAATACCTATCGCGATAACAGGTAATGCCAGGTACAGGTGACGGCGCAGGGGTTCCTTTAAAAAGGCATAGGCCATCAGGGGAACAAAAAATGGCAAGAGTCCGGAAATTAATACCGCCCCATGGGCAGCCGGTGCATATTTGAAGGCGGAATAGACCACCAGCGAATAGCCGATTCCTCCAGTCAGTGCCAGCGAGAGCATGGTTTTATTCAATAGTGGAACGGGCTTCCAGAATAGCCATAGCGGCAACAACACAATGGCGGCTACCCCAAAACGTAACGCGGTAATATCGAAGGCATTTAACACACTGGTTCCACCCATACGGGCAACCAGTACAAAACCGGACCAAATTAAAATCGTACCAGCGACAAAAAAATAGCCGCTTTTTGACGGGGAAACTTGCATGGGGGCTCCGCAAAAAACCTCAGGGAGTCGGGTCACCGTAAACCGGTGAGTGCTGTGAAGGGCGCTGCCAGTATATACCCGATAGCGGGAATTGCGGGGGTAGATAATCTGTAAATGTTTGGCTCAGCAGTGCAACAAAAGTGATTGCCTTGCCAGTCTGTATTGCCAGGGTATTGGTCACAAGCTCACTCGGAGCTTGTGACCAATAGGTTGTTATCCAGGCAGGTTTATCTTAGTGGTCAGATGCTTCGGCGGCGCCTATGCCGGTTTGTGAGCGCACAAATTGGGCATCGAAGGCGGCTTGCTCCTGTTTGGCCGTGGCAGAGTTATCCAGCAGTGAGAATACCCAGATGCCGATAAAGGCAACGCTGATCGAGAAGATCGCCGGATACTTGTAGGGGAAGATAGCCTCTTTAAAACCGAAGGCATCCACCCAAACGGTGGGGCCGATAAAGACCAGCACTACGGCGGTGAGCAGGCCCAAGGCACCGCCAATCACTGCACCGCGGGTCGTCAGGCGACGCCAGTACATGCTTAATAACAGGATGGGGAAGTTGGCGCTGGCCGCGACACAGAAAGCCAGTCCCACCATAAAGGCAACGTTTTGGTTTTCAAACACAATGCCCAGCAGCACCGCCACAATCCCGAGGATAATGGTTGCGATACGCGATGCGCGGATTTCCTTTTGCTCATCGCGCTTATCCTTGAGGATCAGGGTGGCATAGAGATCGTGGGAGATCGCGCTCGAACCGGCCAGGGTTAAACCTGAAACCACTGCCAGGATAGTGGCGAATGCCACGGCGGAAATAAAACCCAGCAGCATATCTCCACCCAGCGCGTGGGACAGGTGAATTGCTGCCATATTGGCGCCGCCGGAGAGCACCCCATTGGTGAAGTAGTCCGGGTTTTTCAGCAGCAACACAATGGCACCAAAACCGATAATAAACGTGAGTATGTAGAAGTAGCCGATAAATCCGGTGGCATAAAACACGGAGCGGCGCGCCTGTACGGCATCGCGCACCGTGAAAAAGCGCATCAGGATATGCGGCAAACCGGCTGTACCAAACATCAATGCCATGCCCAGTGAAATCGCCGAAATGGGATCAGACACCAGTGTGCCGGGGGCCATAATTGCCGTGCCTTTGGCGTGTACCTGGGTGGCTTCAACAAACAGGGTTTCCATGCTGAAACCAAACTGCGCCAGTACCAATACGGCCATCAGGGTAGCACCGGACAGCAGCAGTACCGCCTTGATCAGTTGCACCCAGGTTGTCGCCAGCATGCCGCCGAAGGTCACATACAGGGTCATGAGTACCCCCACGATCACGACTGCCCACTCATAGCGCATATCGAACAGCAGCTCGATTAATTTACCCGCACCCACCATTTGCGCAATCAGGTAGAAAATAACCGTTACCAGCGAGCCGCTGGCTGCCAGTATGCGGATAGGCTTTTGTTGCAGGCGGAAGGAGGCCACATCGGCAAAGGTATATTTGCCGAGGTTGCGCAGGGGTTCTGCAATGAGCAGCAATACGATCGGCCAGCCGACCAGGAAACCAATCGCGTAAATCAGGCCATCAAAACCCGAGGTGTACACCAGGCCGGCAATCCCCAGGAACGAGGCTGCAGACATGTAGTCTCCGGCAATCGCCAGGCCATTCTGGAAGCCGGTAATGCCACCGCCCGCGGCATAAAAATCTTTAGCGGTTTTGGTACGCCGTGCCGCCCAATAGGTGATCACCAGGGTAACAGCCACAAAGGTGACGAAGGTGGCAATGGAGGTAAGGTTGACTTCGCCCCTGGCTCCAGCGCTGGCCCAGGCGGCAGAGGCAGTGATCAGGGCGAGCAATGCAGCAAAGGCGCTGAAGAGTGAAAGCAACTTCATTATTTGTCCCCCGCCTTGGTGCGTATGGCTTGCGCTAGGGGCTCAAGTACCTTGTTGGCATAGCGTACATAGATGCCGGTAATAACCAGGCAAAACAGGATAATGCCGAGGCCCAAGACAACACCCAGTGACGTGACACCCTTGCCAATGGGCTCACCCAGGGCCTGCGGGAAAAAGGCAATCGCCAGGATCAGCGCAAAGTAGGCGAGGATAGTTACGCTGGCCAGCGGCCAAAGAATACGGTGGCGCGCCCGGGTGAGGGCAGTGTATTCGGGAAGCCGTTGCAAATCGTCGAGGGTCAGGGATTCATTGGCGGACATGATGATTCCTTAATAATTGTTATTGTGGCGCGAGTCGGATACGTCGCTCTGCGTCGCTGAAACAGGCTGCTGCGGACAGCGGCGCCTGATGCCGATGAGTTGATCAGCGCAAGGATAATAGCCTGATTGTCCTGCTAAAAACTAGCGTCTAAAGCCCGCTTGCATACAAGCTGGCGGGGCGGGTCAGATCCAGCCTTTTTGGCGTGCAATACGCGCGGCGTCCACCCGGTTGGCGGCGTTAAGTTTGGCGATGGCCTCGGACAGGTAATTGCGCACCGTACCTTCGGACAAGTGCAGGGTATTGGATATTTCGGCGGTGGTTTTGCCCTCGGCGGCCAGGCGCAATGCACGGCGCTCCTTATCATTCAGTGGGTCGGTTTCCCCCAGTGCCATCATGGCCAGTTCACCATCGATCACACGCTTGCCTTCCATGATTTTATAGATAGCGTCGATCAGCTGGTCGGAGGGGGCATCTTTGAGCAAAAAGCCGGAAACGCCCATATCAATCGCGCGGCGGATATAACCTGAGCGGCCAAAGGTGGTGATGATAATGATTTTGGTGGGCAGTTTTTGCTGCAACACCCATTGGGCCAGCTCCAGGCCGGAGCGGCCGGGCATTTCGATATCGGTGAGCAGAATATCGAAGCTCTGCTGCTTCATCATCAGCCAGGCGCGGTCGCCATCTTCCGCCTGGGTAATTTCAAAACCTTCCTCCATCCCAAGCAGGGCGGCAAGTGCACCGCGCACCATGGATTGATCTTCGGCTAATAAAATTTTCATGGCGATGGCCTATTGCTGTTGAAGTTCATGGGCAGGCA from Cellvibrio japonicus Ueda107 includes:
- a CDS encoding glycoside hydrolase family 16 protein encodes the protein MSNDLTHQRLGYWGGLALMVSVLMGCGSSSEPGAPSASSSASSANEATAIFFDDFNYADYAAFEANGWRTRTETGHPGIPGATWSGQGLSFHHDIADTHQGAVRMSSVTDGTGANTRHTQFCHARKYREGTYAARVFFRDEPTYGPDGDEVIQTFYAISPLKAPMDKDYSETDFEYLPNGGWGHPEKPAMWVTSWDTFQLEPWTKVNEFTRKEGSYAGWRTLVLTVMDNQVRYYVDGALFATHSSQVYPEDFMSINFNLWFVPKGADGSEGALDSTGLREYQEDVDWVFHQAGVALSTQDVESLVVEFRRQGVAYTDAVPEQNPPLPSPCGL
- a CDS encoding DMT family transporter, with the translated sequence MQVSPSKSGYFFVAGTILIWSGFVLVARMGGTSVLNAFDITALRFGVAAIVLLPLWLFWKPVPLLNKTMLSLALTGGIGYSLVVYSAFKYAPAAHGAVLISGLLPFFVPLMAYAFLKEPLRRHLYLALPVIAIGIICLGIDIFSRSENTLPGDLLMITSSLIWAAYTILAKRSGLGPWEMAIGGALLSAMIFLPIYLLLLPKAIGLASTNDILVQGIYQGIIVVIIAMLFYMAAITRLGPARTGACMALVPAIAGIGASLILGETLNAWLIAGLLATSTGAWLGAR
- a CDS encoding cation acetate symporter, with the translated sequence MKLLSLFSAFAALLALITASAAWASAGARGEVNLTSIATFVTFVAVTLVITYWAARRTKTAKDFYAAGGGITGFQNGLAIAGDYMSAASFLGIAGLVYTSGFDGLIYAIGFLVGWPIVLLLIAEPLRNLGKYTFADVASFRLQQKPIRILAASGSLVTVIFYLIAQMVGAGKLIELLFDMRYEWAVVIVGVLMTLYVTFGGMLATTWVQLIKAVLLLSGATLMAVLVLAQFGFSMETLFVEATQVHAKGTAIMAPGTLVSDPISAISLGMALMFGTAGLPHILMRFFTVRDAVQARRSVFYATGFIGYFYILTFIIGFGAIVLLLKNPDYFTNGVLSGGANMAAIHLSHALGGDMLLGFISAVAFATILAVVSGLTLAGSSAISHDLYATLILKDKRDEQKEIRASRIATIILGIVAVLLGIVFENQNVAFMVGLAFCVAASANFPILLLSMYWRRLTTRGAVIGGALGLLTAVVLVFIGPTVWVDAFGFKEAIFPYKYPAIFSISVAFIGIWVFSLLDNSATAKQEQAAFDAQFVRSQTGIGAAEASDH
- a CDS encoding DUF485 domain-containing protein encodes the protein MSANESLTLDDLQRLPEYTALTRARHRILWPLASVTILAYFALILAIAFFPQALGEPIGKGVTSLGVVLGLGIILFCLVITGIYVRYANKVLEPLAQAIRTKAGDK
- a CDS encoding response regulator transcription factor gives rise to the protein MKILLAEDQSMVRGALAALLGMEEGFEITQAEDGDRAWLMMKQQSFDILLTDIEMPGRSGLELAQWVLQQKLPTKIIIITTFGRSGYIRRAIDMGVSGFLLKDAPSDQLIDAIYKIMEGKRVIDGELAMMALGETDPLNDKERRALRLAAEGKTTAEISNTLHLSEGTVRNYLSEAIAKLNAANRVDAARIARQKGWI